CTCAGAATCAGGAACTGTCATATCCCATGTGATATGTCAAAACAAGTTGATGCATGTATTATCATGGTGCATTgggtttgtatttgtatttattgtggatCCCCTTTAgctgcagcagctactcttcatggggtccagtaaaatgaaggcagttatacaattgtAAAAACATTCACAACAGATGTCACAAAATCCATGTTCCTGTTTGATTTCGGGGTAGGCTGTCAACAGCACGTACTGTGACACTATGATATGTATTCTGATCAAGGCAACAATACTTCTAGGCATATCTGACATCATGTATTTGATATCTTTATGTGAAGGTTAATGTCCATATTGACATCAGTTCATTGTGTTTGAGGGCGGTTCACTGACGGGGTTTCGACGGATACGATTAGATTAGACTAGTTTAACAGTTACAGAACAGCTACAGTAGCCTATCAGAACAGCTGCAGTATCAGAGGCGCAGAGCCTTAATTAACGGGCTACACATAATGGCTGACGACAGCCAGGTAAGGTTAATTGTAGCCTACGTTTAACGAGCTTTACAGTTGTCCTAATTCCATCTCGTTCTAATGGCAATTCTGCCTTAAGTGCAGAAACGATGGTTGATATTAGAAAATAAGTATGATTGGAAGTTTAGGCAAGTAATTCCAATTGGGGAATTGTTGTGGGATGTTAGCATAACATATTGCGCGTGTAGCATTCGTGCCATGGAGGATTGTGCAGGCCGGCAGGTTGCTACAGGATCCTAGTATCATGTATGTTATAGGGATCAGATCTGGCTGACTTTTTCACCTGAACTGCTCATTGGCTGTCCATAATGAGCCCAGCGGGCAGGATGTGTAGCTGGGCTCTGCAATAATTAGCTCCCAGAGCAATTACAAATACCTTTTGTTGTTTTAAAAGCGTCATTACAACTAGCAACATGACAGGCAGTCACCTCTAAGCACTACTCAGTAGAAACGCTATGTGTTGGATTTGTCCATGTCTCGCTAAATTAACCTAGCTACCAGAACAGATGTGGAGAATTTATACTACAGTTTTAAGGGATCTCTCTGAAGGTTTTAGATGATACAATGGTGCTTCGTCCTCTGGATGAAGAACCATACATCTTGGCTTGGCTTCATTGCATTATTATTTGGGGAACGTTGACATGCCATTTGTGTTGACGGATGGATGAAAATAATGTAATTATACTATCGTTATACATAGGTTAGCAGAAAAATCCGCATGAGATACCCATAGAACTGAGCCCTGCTCCATTTCAGCACCGTGCCGTGGTCTCAGGTGCTGCCCAGACTCGAAACATTTCAGCACCATGGCACGGTCCCCTGACGCCAAGAAACGTGTCAGCACTATGCAGCGGACAGCTCCATAGTGCTGAAATAGTTCAAGCCCCTAGAACGTCATTGATTTTAAATTATTCTAGGTGCAAGTGGTTATAATTTATTGCATGTCCTAGTTTTGCAGCTTTGCAACCTCAGAATTATAGCTAATGGATGGCAGCGAGTTACGTTTTTGTGCATGGCGATGAATGAGGATGCTTGATAAACCATAAATTAAACGCAAAAACGTGCACTTACAAATATTTTCGTTTGGCAGAACATTGACAAGCTATAATCTGTTTTCAAATGACATTGACAGTTCATATAGACATTAGACTTAGGCCTAATTGTGACATCATGTGTGTATGACATCTTTGAAGAATGCCCTGGCTTCAGCCAATCGGAAtcgagtattcaacaatgcttTGGCATAATTCAAGGACGTTCATATTCACTTCAGTTGTCTGCCGATGGTTCACTGACGTTTTATCAAAGGAGATATTAGTATTTCCTCTAAACAGCCTACAACAATAAGCTACACATCATGTCAGATGACAGCAAGGTATGGTTCATTTAGCCTATTTTGAGTTTAGAGGAGAAATTACTAACAATATAGTAGGTCACTACCAAAGCAATAGGTCTCACTGGATTGATCCATGGACTGAAATCTGACCACTATTGCCGTTTTGTTTAAAATAGGAGCGAATAAGTTGTTTCACAAAGTCCCAACCTAGGACTGATATTGACCTCTCATTTATCCACCAGAGCGTGAAATGGGAGGATCCCCGGATGACCAAAATAAGGTTGTGGGGAATATGAAGGATGAAACAGAGACACATGAGACCAACAAGAACAGGACAGGAGGCAAGGTAAGAAATATGCTGTCCTTTACACATGTTCTGCCTACTTAGGCACAGATCTATGATTAGTTTAGTACTACTAAATCCTAGCCTTAAAGCATTAGGAGACGCTACACTGACCTTAGATCTGCTATGAGACCTATAATCTGTTGTCATGTAGGCTAAACGTAAGTCCAGTGGCCGTGCCAAGAAGACTTCCGTGGAGGAGGACAGCAGCATTGGTGCAGGTCCGAGATTACTTCATGTTGGGTGCAGGTTGTGTTCAAATTCATCAGCACTGATCTGAGAAGATAGTATCTATATAGGTGAAAGCAATATAGTGGAGGCCCGCAGAAAGATGTGCGTTTACCTGTCCAGTGCAATCAAATCACTAAAGGTGAAGGAAATTAGGGATCAAGTTCAGATTCAACTTTAGATTTCTCTTTGCGGTTTCCCAGAGTCTTCTCAGACACCCGGGTGTGGTTTCCGGGAAAGGGGATCTATCATTGAGCAGCTGGAGAAGGAGGCTCAGAGGACTCTAATGCCTTCTCTCAAGATTGAGACATGCTGTGCCCcaatcctcctctccttcctgaggAGTCTAACTGATGAGCAAGTCCCATGTCTTTTTCCAACCTCACATAAAACAACTCTGAATTTATAGTCATAGTGCACCTTCTAACCACAAATGGGATTTTAGACACTACACCTAACATCACTGTAACCACACCCCTAACTCTTCCTGTAAATCAAGAACAAAATGTCTCATGTACTTGCTAACAGCTTAATTAAATACACTTTTATTTTCCCTGACATGGCTATCTAGTGACTCCACTAACTCAACACCAGTGTGCAGGTAAAATATGTTTcctttcttttcttttctctaGCCAATGGAGAGTGATTCAGCATGGCATGAAAAATAACGTAAGTCTCTCCACAtaaggttctggtcaaaagttgtgcgctatatagggaatggtgTCATGGAATTGCTTGATTGACAAAAACATTACTCTGTTTGTTGGCCATAGCTCACATTTGAGCAGCTCTCCATGCTGTGTCTGAAGATTGTTAAAGTCGTGACCCAGACAGCCCTCCGCATTCTCCTACCAGCGCTAGCTCGTATCATGGGGGTGAACCTGAGGAGTGGGCCAACCTCCCCAGAATCCCAGTGCTCTCTGATAGGGTCTGAGGATTCCTTAGGCAgtctggatgagagagagaaaaggctgcTGATCAGTGAGATGAACAACTGGACTAAGGAGAGTGCAGGGTGCCGTCAAAATTCCACTCGCAGAACCTCATCACCATGCTGTTCGCCTAAGAGGTATGTTCACAGCAATATTTCAACTTAATAATTGCAAGACCTGACCCATACTTATCGTAAATTATTAACTTGGAATTCACACCTTGTAGTTTTAAATTCTGGTCAGAAATGTTGCCACTGAGGGGGTGGGTCCAGGTGAAAGTCATTTTTAACTGGGTAAGCCATAAAGTAATCTATGAATAAATATATCAGGTACATGCCTTTCAGAATTAATCATATTCTGATGTCATACAAACATAAAAATCAGGCAAAAAAAATGTGTCAGTTGGCTTTAGGCTTCTAGAACTACGGTGGTATGAGAAGTAATCCATCATTGCTCTAATTTGGTTATCAGGCTCACTAATGGCCCAGATTAGATACCAGTTGGTCACATTTGCATGGCATAAGTGGTGATTGTGTGTTTATCTTCAAGGTCCCAGACCTCATTGCAGAGCTTGCCTGCAACTAGAGAGGCTCCCCTCATGGAGGAGCCTCTGAAGGCTCTTTTTGGGGTAACGGAAGAGAGCCTCCTGATATCCCTGGTTGAGGGTCACTCCAACCCcacctcctccagctcctccgAGTTGAGCTGTGCTATCGTGGGGGAGGTGGTACACCAGCTTAACTCTGGCCTCTCAGTGGCCATTCAGGCCAGCTCGGGGAGTTGCCCCCCTATGGACAGTCAGGACATAGCAGCAGGCAAGGAGGTCATTCGGGTAGCCTCGGTGCAGATCCTGGCCGAGCTACAGAGCCAAACGTCTGAGCCAGAGTGGGTAGGGTTTATCGAGCCCCTCATGGACCCTGTGACCGATGATGTGCTGGATGCCATTGTCGGCACAATGGACAAAATGGCACAGGACTTCAACATCCTATTGGATCTGGCCAAGAAGATGACAATCTTGGGGTCAAAATGTCTGACCAATCTTCAATGTGACCTTGATGTTGAGTGTCCATCTGGGAAAGAAGGGACCACTCACTTTCTCAAAGAGACTGGATCCTCTACCAGTGTGGTGGCCAGAAAGATTCAGACCCTCTCTAGCCCCAACTTTCAGTCTAAAGCCCTGAAGGCGGTGAGCACCATCCTTACAAGGAAAGTCAGCAGCTCTTCTGGCATGGCTCCTTCCTCTAGGCCTTCTAGTGCTACTCCTAGCATTACTGAAGCTTCCCTGAATACCAGCTGCACAGCCCTGACACCTGTAACCTCCACTGCCACAGTGATTGTTAAGGCATTTGTGGGAGGCATGGAGACGATAGCATCATTTGAAGGCACATGTGAAGCAGTTGATTGGCCAGTTCCTGTAAATGACCACAAAACAGGATCTTCACAGATGATAACCTTCTCTCTAGCCCGCACACTCTACGGCCGTATACGAGCAAAGCTGAGGGACCTTTTAACTCTATCCGCTCGAGAAGAAGGTGTGGCTAAGGATGCTTCTCTTCAGGAGTCTTCAGACACCCTGGAAAAGGCAACTGTTTCAACTGTTGAGGTCCAGTTACCCAGCTCCGAACTTAGTAGAGTTCCCAGTGAGAGCCAACCaataccagctctctgtctctccaatcTGGATACCAGTACTCAAGAAGTTCTTAGCAGTGTTTTTTCCATctacaagtcagagttatcaaaAGTGGAGAGTAAATCCTTGGCCGTTGTCAGTTCATCTGATGAGTCCCTAGAGGCTTGTTGGTTTGTTGATGGTGTCCTATCAAAGCTCGATGACTATACTATTTCCCAGTCACCCTCACCCAATGAAGACTTGAGCGTGAGTACTCAATATTCTCAATTGAGCTCAGAAGAGAGTGTCAGAATCACAGAGTCCTCTACTAGTCTGATTCAGAGCATTAAGAAGCTCTCTAGCAATGACTTCCAGACTCAGGCAGAAGAGGCAGTGAGTAAAGTGCTGATGAGATCCAGTCATTCCTTTATCACACAGATCAGCCATACTGGTCTTCAGAAAAGTCTGCAGGCTGGCTTATCATCTAGCTCACCATCAGAGATCCATGTCCTTTCAGAATCCATGTCCTCCATGTCCTCTGAGAATACAGCCTCTGGATTAGTGGAAACCTTTGTCAAAGGAATGGCGACTATTTTCCAGAGAAATGGGTCCACTGACACTGTGCTACTGGAAAGAAGTGGGAGAGTTTCACAGTGCTCCCACGGGGGCTCCCAACTGGATGATACTGAATTGAGTGTTAAAATATCAGAGGAGAAGCTTTGGTCAACAGCTAAGACCATCTGCGTCAGTATGAAGAACACACTTAAGGATTTCTTCACAGGGCTGAAGCCACCCGGATCCGAAAGGACAGAAAATGCTTCTTCCAATGAGACCCTTGGGGAAATCCTGGTTGCTATCCAGAGTGAAATCTCAAACTTAGGGCGAATGAAGGATTCCAGGAGCTCCTTCAGATCAATGATATGGTAGGAACTATACTGAAGGAGGTTGAGAAAAGTGAGGATGACAGTGAACAAGTCTGCCAAGACATCCCTAGAACCTGTTCATCTTTGTCCACTTCTTTAAATGGTCGTAGTTCCTTGTCCAGCTCTTCAAAGAGTCCTAGGTCAGAGTGTGAGTTAGAGATCAACCTCCCTGGCACTCCCATCCCTGACGAAGTGCCTTTTGATCTGACCTGCCCCATCGTCAGGAGCTCCTGCATCGACACCAGGGTCTCTAAAATGCCAGAGATTTCTTCAAGTGACCTAAAGACAAAGATGATGGCACACACAGATGAACCCCTGCATCGTAACAGTCCAATGACTGACAGCAGTCGACCACCGAGTGCAAAAGCCTCTTTTCGATCCTCCACTCCGTCTTTCACCAGCAAGGGAACCTCTTTGGTACCAAAGGGAGATGGGATTGACAttgaagagaaggaggagtgtaTCCCCAGCAGCTCTGGACATCTGAGGGAGCTCTTAATCACCCCGGACATCAGCAGTGCCACTGCATTACCACTGCAGTACTTGATGGACTCCAGCAAAGATGATGGCATCTGTTTTGTCCCCATACTGGTGATAAGGTTGCTATCGGAGATCAGACCCTCAGCCCTAGATGGACCCTCCCAACAGGCAGCAGATCTGACAGAAACATCTCAGCAACTCATCAGACAAGTCCTGTCTGAGTTCTGTGCTGCATCCAGATTCTCCAGGACAAAGGCATATTCGCAGAACCTGAACATCCAAAGGGTGTTCAGAGGTGTACATAAAAACCTCATGGAGGAGTTTGGCTCTTATAACACCCTGCAAGCAGCTCTTTCCTCCCAGGACCCTGCATTTGACAGAGTCCTGGTAAAGTCCTTGACCCAGCAGCTGGTACAGGGATGCAAGGAGGCGTCAAGACCAGCTTCTGCTGCAACAAACCCATCAGACcaggctgagacagagaggggggctgAGCAGAAAGCAAGAAGGAGCTTCCTTTGCTTTTCAATGACCAAACTCAGGATCAACTTCAAGGTATAGCAGGGAGTTAGCATTTGTTTTTGGTTCCAGTGAGGTGCTGATGTTATTGATGTTATTGATATGATAAGACAAATACATGAGATAAATATGTTTTATTAATCACTAAATTGGTGCCTTGGATTCAGAAGTgttccatttatttatttattctctgTACCATTTTCTTTACCTTTCTTCTGTTAGCGTTCCAAGAGAGGAAACAAAAAGGACTGCCATTCAGTCCAGGAACAGACTGAGATTCCCTCTACTGACGGACATTGCATAGGTAAGGATGTTTTAGAGCTCTGCTAAAGCTTGTAGTTTTGTTTAGGTGTGTGTTAGAAACATAGGTATGCCTACCAAACTCATAGCACTGTTATTTTTCAACGTTACTatactgcatctctctctctctctctctctctaccccatccatttctcttgtgtttctagctcccgTTGGAGAGgtttctccctccatatctcagcCTGTCAAAAAACGATCCTTGATTGTCAGGGTCTTTTCAGCAATGATGAAGCCATTCAGGCGCTTCACCAAGAAGAACCTGTAACCGCTTATGCTGCAGTTAGAACTACTTTTGTAACAGCAAGACTTTTGACAAGAGGCATTTCTGCATGTCTACCCTTTCAAAgtctatttgatcaaataaatgCCAATGATTTTACAAGAATTTCAAGTGTTTTGGAAGATTAGTAAAACTGAAGCAGCTTTTCTCAGAGAAATGCACTAGTTCCCCCTTGGTTACACATTTATTGTGCAGTTTTTGAGTTGGCAGGACCACAGCTCGACTCTAATACAATAGTTGCTGCATAGACTGTCAGATAACCAGATGTTGTCTATTAATTTAGTTCGATTGGTAAGAGCTTATTAGCAGCAAGGGGAAAACACATAGAGGAGAATTAGCTATCTGCAGCTAGATGTTTTCTATATGTTGAaaatataaggtccaacagttgacagtgtatgtcagagcaaaaaccaagccatgaggtcgcaggaattgtccatagagctcagagacatgattgtgtcaagacacagatctggtgaagggtaccaaaacatttctgcaatattgaaggtccccaaggacacagtggcctccatcattcttaaacgggagaagtttggaaccaccaagactcttcctagagctggccgccaggccaaactgagcaatcgggggagaagggcagtGCAGTGGAACAGCAGTGCAGTGGAGTAGCTTCAACAGCCATAGGCCCAGGGATTTCACATCACATTCCATGATGCAATGCAGAATACGGCTTCACACAGAACAATCACCAAACCCATAAGATAACACTTAGCACAGCACAGCCAAACATCATGTATCACATGAAGCGTGATACCTTGTCATGGACCTGCTGTTTcgatcttcgctctctctctcccccacctctctctttctctcccccacctatctctctctctctctctctctctctctctctctctctctctctctctctctctctctctctctctctctctctctctctctctctctctctgtctaccacacctgctgtctcgacctctgaatgttcggctatgaaaagccaactgataaTTACTCcggaggtgctgacctgttgcaccctctataaccacattattttgttgactctgctggtcatctatgaagaATGTTTGAACTACAGtacttgaagaacgatctggccttaatggccatgtacgcTTATAATctccacagccagaagaggactagccacccctcagagcctggttcctctctacgtttcttcctaggttcctgtttttctagagagtttttcctagccaccgtgcttctaaatCTGCATTGCATGCTATTTGAGGTTTTAAGCTGGGTGTCGGAATAAGcattttgtgacatctgctgatgtaaaaagggctttataaataaattgtactgattgattgatgattgattgtatGAAATGGAGTAGCATATATCCATCATGAAAAATTAACATTGAGCACTGTCTCCATGGAGTATAGCACTGCAGCCTTAGGCAATGTATATTTACGAGGTGCATAACATTATCTCATATCACATGCATGGCAAGACATGATTGATGTAATTAGATGCTCTGGAGAGATCCCACCCTCCTTCCCCAACACATGTAGAATGCTTAGAAACCACCAGAAACCTGTGAAATAGATCAACAGATGATGTTTTATCTCCTCTCAAGGTCTGTTGGTTTACAGTATCTCAGAATCAGGAACTGTCATATCCCATGTGATATGTCAAAACAAGTTGATGCATGTATTATCATGGTGCATTgggtttgtatttgtatttattgtggatCCCCTTTAgctgcagcagctactcttcatggggtccagtaaaatgaaggcagttatacaattgtAAAAACATTCACAACAGATGTCACAAAATCCATGTTCCTGTTTGATTTCGGGGTAGGCTGTCAACAGCACGTACTGTGACACTATGATATGTATTCTGATCAAGGCAACAATACTTCTAGGCATATCTGACATCATGTATTTGATATCTTTATGTGAAGGTTAATGTCCATATTGACATCAGTTCATTGTGTTTGAGGGCGGTTCACTGACGGGGTTTCGACGGATACGATTAGATTAGACTAGTTTAACAGTTACAGAACAGCTACAGTAGCCTATCAGAACAGCTGCAGTATCAGAGGCGCAGAGCCTTAATTAACGGGCTACACATAATGGCTGACGACAGCCAGGTAAGGTTAATTGTAGCCTACGTTTAACGAGCTTTACAGTTGTCCTAATTCCATCTCGTTCTAATGGCAATTCTGCCTTAAGTGCAGAAACGATGGTTGATATTAGAAAATAAGTATGATTGGAAGTTTAGGCAAGTAATTCCAATTGGGGAATTGTTGTGGGATGTTAGCATAACATATTGCGCGTGTAGCATTCGTGCCATGGAGGATTGTGCAGGCCGGCAGGTTGCTACAGGATCCTAGTATCATGTATGTTATAGGGATCAGATCTGGCTGACTTTTTCACCTGAACTGCTCATTGGCTGTCCATAATGAGCCCAGCGGGCAGGATGTGTAGCTGGGCTCTGCAATAATTAGCTCCCAGAGCAATTACAAATACCTTTTGTTGTTTTAAAAGCGTCATTACAACTAGCAACATGACAGGCAGTCACCTCTAAGCACTACTCAGTAGAAACGCTATGTGTTGGATTTGTCCATGTCTCGCTAAATTAACCTAGCTACCAGAACAGATGTGGAGAATTTATACTACAGTTTTAAGGGATCTCTCTGAAGGTTTTAGATGATACAATGGTGCTTCGTCCTCTGGATGAAGAACCATACATCTTGGCTTGGCTTCATTGCATTATTATTTGGGGAACGTTGACATGCCATTTGTGTTGACGGATGGATGAAAATAATGTAATTATACTATCGTTATACATAGGTTAGCAGAAAAATCCGCATGAGATACCCATAGAACTGAGCCCTGCTCCATTTCAGCACCGTGCCGTGGTCTCAGGTGCTGCCCAGACTCGAAACATTTCAGCACCATGGCACGGTCCCCTGACGCCAAGAAACGTGTCAGCACTATGCAGCGGACAGCTCCATAGTGCTGAAATAGTTCAAGCCCCTAGAACGTCATTGATTTTAAATTATTCTAGGTGCAAGTGGTTATAATTTATTGCATGTCCTAGTTTTGCAGCTTTGCAACCTCAGAATTATAGCTAATGGAT
This sequence is a window from Oncorhynchus keta strain PuntledgeMale-10-30-2019 chromosome 14, Oket_V2, whole genome shotgun sequence. Protein-coding genes within it:
- the LOC127907071 gene encoding uncharacterized protein LOC127907071, translating into MPEISSSDLKTKMMAHTDEPLHRNSPMTDSSRPPSAKASFRSSTPSFTSKGTSLVPKGDGIDIEEKEECIPSSSGHLRELLITPDISSATALPLQYLMDSSKDDGICFVPILVIRLLSEIRPSALDGPSQQAADLTETSQQLIRQVLSEFCAASRFSRTKAYSQNLNIQRVFRGVHKNLMEEFGSYNTLQAALSSQDPAFDRVLVKSLTQQLVQGCKEASRPASAATNPSDQAETERGAEQKARRSFLCFSMTKLRINFKRSKRGNKKDCHSVQEQTEIPSTDGHCIEREMGGSPDDQNKVVGNMKDETETHETNKNRTGGKAKRKSSGRAKKTSVEEDSSIGAESSQTPGCGFRERGSIIEQLEKEAQRTLMPSLKIETCCAPILLSFLRSLTDDQWRVIQHGMKNNLTFEQLSMLCLKIVKVVTQTALRILLPALARIMGVNLRSGPTSPESQCSLIGSEDSLGSLDEREKRLLISEMNNWTKESAGCRQNSTRRTSSPCCSPKRSQTSLQSLPATREAPLMEEPLKALFGVTEESLLISLVEGHSNPTSSSSSELSCAIVGGGGTPA